The proteins below come from a single Aegilops tauschii subsp. strangulata cultivar AL8/78 chromosome 6, Aet v6.0, whole genome shotgun sequence genomic window:
- the LOC109770145 gene encoding cysteine proteinase inhibitor 5-like, producing MRSSSFLLLLLLAGAAILYTPTAAAAPDGEWQPIPNVADPHVQGLGKCAVDEQNKVTNCGLRFAKVVSGKVQNTGVTTYLLDVDALRLDGSHKIYQVEVIDHNSSGSSTSTCKLVSFGTTC from the coding sequence ATGAGAAGTAGcagcttcctcctcctcctcctcctcgccggtgCTGCTATTCTTTACACACCCACTGCAGCTGCAGCGCCTGATGGGGAATGGCAACCGATCCCCAATGTCGCCGACCCTCACGTCCAAGGGCTCGGCAAGTGCGCGGTGGACGAGCAAAACAAGGTGACAAACTGCGGGCTCAGGTTCGCCAAGGTTGTGAGCGGCAAGGTTCAAAACACAGGCGTCACCACATACCTGCTTGACGTCGACGCGCTGCGGCTCGACGGCTCGCACAAAATATATCAGGTGGAGGTGATCGACCACAACTCTtcgggcagttccacttccacaTGCAAGCTCGTCTCCTTCGGCACAACCTGTTGA